The DNA sequence CTCGATTTTTAGTGTCAACTTGGAAGAGCCCATGTCATTGTTCATCCTACTTTTGCTTGCACCAAAACCCCTACCCATGGCAGAAATGCTTCCTGTTCTTTCTCTTAGCCTTTGTTTGCCAGAAGAAGGCAAGCATACAACCCCCTCCTGCTTGGTGACAGCAAAGTAGCATGAACACTAACATGAACTCTTACTAGTTCACGTTCAAAATCCAGGATAGATTTTGCACACGCAGACGTGCACTTCAGTAGGATTCAATGAACGGGAATCACAAATGACAAGATTTAAAAGTGTAAGTCTTGCCAACTCTAGCCAACGATGTCTCTCAAAGTGCATGCATGAATAAGATAAAGGGCATTACCGGAGAAGGGAAGGGAGATCCCGTGGATCTTAATCGAGATAGGAATCAGCTGAGCTAATTTTTGTGGTCATTTGGCGCGGTGGTGAGGTCTGTTCTCGACCAAAAGGCCATTCTGGAGGAAGAATACAGCCAATTTGGGTGAGACACGTTTCAGAATGGGGAAGGAGATGGTTGATGGAGGGCTGTCGCGTGGGTTCGGCGTCTACGACTAGTAGGGCACACAGATTCGTTGAACCACAATAGAAGAATGACAGATTTGGACTGATTTGTGGCACTTCCGGTCAGGTGAATGGAATGTGGTATGCGTCGGCCATTGGCTTTCCTAACGCCCATTGCCTCAATGTTCCGTCCCCTGTTCCTTCTACGGTTCTCTACCCCCATCCTCCTCCAGAGACGTGCGCCTGCCCGAGCACCTcgtcctctcctcttcctccctcgATCCTAAGAGTTGCTTCTGAGCCATGTGCATCCTACTTGAATCTCAAGGTAAGGTTTTCCTCGTCCTGTCGAACTCTGTATGGTGGTCAACGATGAGGTCGTCGCTTGTTTTGGCTGAACAGCAAGAGACCTACGTATTTCTTGTCTTACAGTTGAAGGGAGTTGCGGTGACATGGGTGATTCGCATCGACGACCGGGAAAGCGAAGGAAGATAGGGTCGCCTGCGAAGGAGAGCAGAGATGATCGAGCCCTGTGCCAGGATCTTATCGACGATCTGCCGGACGAATGCCTCTTGCTTATCTTTAGTTTGCTTCCGGCTCCGAGAGATCGCTGTCGCTGCGCTGCGGTGTCGAGGAAATGGTTGGCGCTGCAGGCCTCGATGCGAAGGTCTGAGTTCGGAGCCAACGCCGTGCTTCTACCGGAAGCGAGGCAAGAGATGTCCAGATGCATCAAGGGGAGTGAGGCAAATGACTGGAGGCTGGCAGCCATGGCCATTGGGATCGACGCATGTGAGGTTTTGACCCATCTATCCGTGATGGAGACGCTTCCATCTTGTCCTCTTCGTCCTCTGCAACATGCGGGGAATCATCGTCACATCTCGGACGTCGGCCTCTTCGTCATCGCACAGGCTTGCACTGACCTACGATCTCTCGCTTTACACAACTGCATCAAAGTAAGCGACCGAGGCCTCGCGGCGATCGCACAGAACTGCAGCGCGCTGAAGAACCTGGAGCTGAGCAATGCATTCTCGGTGACCGACCGTGGCCTGATGCTTATCGCGTCCGGATGCCCGAACCTGGCATCGTTGAGGCTCACCGCATGTCCGAGCGTCACCGATCGCTCGCTGGTGGCTTTCTCCAGGCATTCCACTCTGCTCAACTCGTTCGCCGTCGCCCAGTGTCCTCTCATCACCGACCACGGGATCCTCTCCATCGTCGTCCTGCAAACCAAGCTAGAGACCCTCAAGATCTCGTCGATGAAGTTAGGCGACAAGGTTGTCCAAGCAATCGCATGCCACCGCAAGGAAATCAAGCTGTTGTCTCTGGAGAAAGTGTGGGGTTCATCGGTGATAGGCTACAGTTGGATCGCAGAGGCGAGCGGTCTCAGGGCCCTCTCGCTCGACGCTTGCGCGGGGTTGACGGACGGATGCTTCGTGAGGGCATCACCATCCATCAGCTTCGCCGGCCTCACGAAGGTTTCGTTGAAGAGCTGCCCGTCGCTCACAGATTTAAGTCTGCTGGCGCTCACGAAACTAGCGGTCAAACTGGAGAATCTGCACCTGGAAAACTTCAGGGGAGTTTTCAGCTACAGAGGCCTTGTGTTTGCTCTGGAGAACTGCAGTCATACCTTGAAGGAGCTAAATCTAGTCAATTGCGGCTTCTATGGCCATGGAACAGAGCAGCAAGAGGGCGAGCCCTGTTTTCTTCTTCCTCAACGATGCCCGGCGCTGCAGACCGTGAAGTTGGAAGAGTGCGAGGGGCTCGGAGACGGCTTCGTCATCTGGGTCGGGCAGGCTTGCAAGAGCGTCACAGACGTCAGCTTCGTGCGCATGGGCTCGATCACCGACCGAGGCATAACCTCCTTCCTGAAGCAGCTCAAGGGGTGGAACGAGATCACGAGGGTGGACCTGAGCGGGTGCACCCGGCTGGGCGACCGGAGCGTATGGGCGGTGACGAGGGAGTGCAAGGGGAGGCTGAGGTCGCTGGCGCTGAAGGGGTGCGGGCGCGTGACGGACCGCGGGGCGTCGGTGATCACGAGGCGGTGCGGCAGGCTGGTGGAGctggacctgggcggttgcaacaTCGGCGACGAGGCCGTGGAGAAGCTGGTGGAGGGGGACCCCTCCGACCTCGAGTCACTCTCGCTCGCCGGCTGCGCCGAAATCACGGACCGGACGCTCCAAGCACTGGACGAGTACGGCGGCCTTTGCCTGAACCGGCTGAACCTAACCGGTTGCCCGAGACTTAGCCGGTCCAGGATCCATCTCATCAAGCCGTACATCGACGAAGTCGAGTATTGAGGAGGGAGCCCAATATTTTCCGCATGGACCGGCCGCGTTTTTCCGGTTCAGGTTTAGTGACCGGGAGTTGGTTTTCTGGGGTCATTTTGGGCAAAATAACTGACGAATGTGTGACGGCACTATCGACTCGGGGAGTTCACCATTTGTATGCTTATGCAAATAAATGATTAGATAGAGGAAGGTTTAATTGAGATAAATGCCTATTTTCTCACATCAAAACGGATAGCCATCAATAACAGAGTTCAAACACGTTGACACGTTACGGATCGCTGTGGGCCCAAAAAGTCAACCTGACACGTCGGTCAAAAAGATGGTCCCACGATCATGCTGACTTAGGTGTCGGCACGAGCTCCACTAATCCCTGCATttctatatatttaaatatttaaggaTATTTGTCAAACATACCTCCGACGTATTCTTTGAAGGGTCATACGTCGAATTACTGTGTCTCCTCGACACATGCGCTGTGATGAGCTCAAAAGTCCGGTCTAGTTAGGATCTAAATTATTGATGTGTTGACAATCAAATCCGATTCAATAATACCATAATTCTTAGTGTTGTTATATAGTCATTAatgatcaaattaaaaaaataaactaaaattagAGCTATTCTAACTAATCATATCATTTGCTGATCACATAATAAATTAACTTCGATTCTATCAAAATTCATTCAACTTGATAGCATTAGGCTGTTCTAATCCAATTACCGATGGGACCGTGGAGGGACAAACATACGACCATTGTCAAGTAGGGTGTTGAACTCGAGCCATTGGATGCTCAAATTAAGAGCAAAGTAGAAAGTAGAGTTATAAATGAATAATAACTAATATCGATAACAATAAATTAATGGGTCTATATAGTAAACTAGGCTCAAGTATTTTTTCTATAGTATAAGTGAAATGTTCTCTCTCCAATTCATTATTATTGTTGGGTGTATCATGTCATCTAGATTTCGTGCTCCATACCGAGTTGATAATCACGCGATGAGCTATAATTGAGAGGTGAGTTCTCTCCTCACCACGGATGTTTGAACTCGTTCTCAAGTTAAATTAGGTTTGATCCGTATCAATATATCTATTAATACCTCATATCAGTTCTAACTCGAGCCAAGTCAAAGCCAAATTGTCACGGAACACAAGCAATGTGAAACGATGAACATAAGATAGTACCTAAAAAGTTCATCCTCTTCATTCAAGAGCACCTGCTGCAGCATTCCATGACTTGAACTGATTGTCTTTGGGCTCGAATAACTCATAGAAATTCGAAATCCATATTTAATAGGCTGCGTGAAATATTatcatttaattaaatttatctaAATCTTACGTCATCCTTATAAAACTGGTTActtttgataaataaaatatttaataggcTCGAGGAATTCTTTGCTATAAGTATATCGTAAGATTTTACTCTTTTGGAACTCTAAAATATGTCTTTTTATTATTTCTCTCTCCCGGGAGCTAAGGGTTAAGGTaacgattttattattttataactcATGAGCTTCAAAAACTATAGTAAAGACATCATGAGCTTCAAAAAGTATTTTTTAGAGTAAAGACAACTTGGTGGACTTATGAGCCCTTTATTTTCCTACCACTCAACCAATGTAAAACTAAATATCCTTATCAATGCTTCATCCCACAGGGGAGTCAAGAGCTCATGACTCTTCTTTTATCACCAATAGGATAAGTCAATATTTGGTCATCATTGATGCGACCCCGTAGACTCACAAAAAATTATCCACTTTGGGTGGTGGGTAGACTTGCATAGTTTTACCCTTTCGGAGCTCGTGAGCTCCAAAATACGCCTCCGAGGGCGAGGGTAAGGATAACTCGATaaacttatgagcccttggttttCCTACTCCTCGACTGATGTaggactaaatgtccttatcagtgctccctcccGTAAGGGAGCTTAGGGCTCAAGGACTTCCTTCCAGAAGTCAACATTTGGTCAGTCATTAATGTGACCCCGTAGGGGGTCATGAAGAATTATTCACTTTGGGCAGTAGACATACTCGCATGGTTTTACCCTTTTGAAGCTCGTGAGCTCAACGTCTCCGAGAGTAAGGGTGATTCGGTGAACTTATAAGCCATTGGTTCCTTTGCTCCTCAACCAATATGGAACTAAATATCTTTATCAGTGCTCTCTGCCATAGGGGAGCTTAGGGCTCAAGGttgtccttctagcgccaatatgATAAATCAATATTTGGTCATCATTGATGCAACCCCGTAAGCTCATGAGAAATTGTCTACTTTAGGTGGTGGACACACTTCTCATGGTTTTGTTCTTTCATGAGCTTCAAAAAAACGTCTTTGAGGGTAAGGGTGACCCAACAAACTTATGAACTCTTGGTTCCCCTACTTTTCAACTAATGTGAGAACTAAATATTCTTATCAGTGCTCCCTCTTGTAAGGGAGCCAAGGGCTTAGGATTCTTCGCCTAGCATTAATTTGATAAGTTAATATTTAGTCGGTCATTGGTGTAACATCGACAAGAAATTAATCGCCTTTGACGATGAGTGTACccacatgattttatcttttagGAGATCATGAACTCCACAAAGCGCCTATAAGGATAAGAGTAACCCGATGAACTTATGAACCGTTGGTTCTCCTACtcttaattaatataaattaaatattcttatcacatattgaaagtaaaaaaaaaatccaaataattCGTGAGAAAACTTCGTTCACTTATAAAGACAATCATAAGTCCATTGCTAAAGACCATCATTTGAATCGTTAATCGATGATCAATCCGGTTCGAATCATCGATTCAATTTCGGTTCCGACTCATTCGATCAAGATGGTCGGAAGTTGACGAGAGGCGTAACAACGCAGTGGCCGATAGATAGGGTTTGCTCCACATGCGGTGCAGTCAGTGCAGTGCAGTCATAAAGAAACATAAAACCTGAGCTGCACTGCGTGTACCAAATATAAAGAATCCACAGCACAAAAGTGGTGGCCAGTAAGTCTTCTTCTGTCGTACGCCTCGGTCTGCGCAACTCAACCACTCCATCCAAATCTGATGTTTTACATCTCCCATCTCCCTCCGAAACCCCCGTCCTTGTCGTCCATACGCAATTAGTCCATGAATACAGCGAGGGTTTGTGAACACGGTGGCAGCAGTTTCGAGGCCACGGTCATGGCAGTGGGAATTCATTACAGGAGGATGGCTCACCGGCGTCACGTGCAGAGGGtcggagagagagaggggaggaatGGGTGCATGGTTTCGTGGTCATTTCTGAGGACTGACTGCCCAGCTGTAGGGCCGCGGTCTGCCGCTCGGTCTCGTCTTTTACTCCATCTCTTTCCACACATACGCCTCCTCTCTTTATTTCTGTTGCTGTTCCTTTGTTCATGGCAGACCCACACCCCACTACTCTCTCTCATCTCTTATTCCGGGAGAGGGTAATCATTTCCTTCATCATCACCTCCTATTGCTGCCTCAGCTTGACTGCCCTCCCTTCCCCCATGAAAGGAGGCGGAAGTGTTgggggagagaggaggaggaggaggcggcggcaaaGGCTGGATGACCCGGGAAAGGGAAGGACATGCAGCTCAAGGAGAAGGAAAAAAGGAAGCTTTATCCTTGAGGGGAATGTTGTCTGGCTCGAGGTCCTTCGTTTCTCTTACAGATTATGCAGATCTATGTGAAGAGATCTCGGACCAGGCTTCATTCCCCCCAACGATCGCTTCCGTCTCTCCACCTCTCGATCCCCGGCACCGATCGTTCGATCGACTTGGTTGCGTTTCTATCTTCGGCTCCCCTCTTCTCTTACTGTGGCTGacaccttttctttcttctcgttGAGCAGATAGATTGGCGTAATGATGGGGGTTTACGActgtctttctttctttcgcGACCTTCTTGTCCAGATTTCATCCTGACATGAGGCCAAAAAGCTTTCATCATGACCTCCTCCGAGGGGTTTCTCGTGTCTGCCTTCCTCCTTGCTCCCTGCGAATCTGCATGCTGAGTTACCTGCAAGATTTCCAGGTCAACTGAGTTCAGAtctctttttctccctttttcTTGGGGGCACGTTTCAGctcatctcttctcttcttttctcgTGCTTGTTTGCCGGAACTGTTTAGGGTTCCTAAGATTATCTCTATCTGTGGTTACAAGTTACTCTGCCACTGCCATGATAGCTACAATATGGCTTATCTCTTATCTACATCATGCTTTCCTCTTAGCACACTAGAAGAATCTTTGGACATGGAAGCATATGGTGCCCCTTCCATTTTGATACACAGGTGATTAGGGCACAGTTGCTGGAAATATGAGATTAGTTGATGGCATTTGCCTTCTTGAAACCCCCCCTTTATCCTTATATGGCAGTACATGTTTCTGCCTATATATTGCCTTGTTGAAACCTGAATCCACTACATGTATgtgttgtcgtcgtcgtcgtcgtcgtctttgaCATACGCATGTTGACTTCACGTCATATTTATTCCCATAAATCTACAAGTGCAAACCTGCTCGATATCTTCTTTGATGGAAACAAGATGC is a window from the Musa acuminata AAA Group cultivar baxijiao chromosome BXJ2-1, Cavendish_Baxijiao_AAA, whole genome shotgun sequence genome containing:
- the LOC135598646 gene encoding EIN3-binding F-box protein 1-like — encoded protein: MCILLESQVEGSCGDMGDSHRRPGKRRKIGSPAKESRDDRALCQDLIDDLPDECLLLIFSLLPAPRDRCRCAAVSRKWLALQASMRRSEFGANAVLLPEARQEMSRCIKGSEANDWRLAAMAIGIDACEVLTHLSVMETLPSCPLRPLQHAGNHRHISDVGLFVIAQACTDLRSLALHNCIKVSDRGLAAIAQNCSALKNLELSNAFSVTDRGLMLIASGCPNLASLRLTACPSVTDRSLVAFSRHSTLLNSFAVAQCPLITDHGILSIVVLQTKLETLKISSMKLGDKVVQAIACHRKEIKLLSLEKVWGSSVIGYSWIAEASGLRALSLDACAGLTDGCFVRASPSISFAGLTKVSLKSCPSLTDLSLLALTKLAVKLENLHLENFRGVFSYRGLVFALENCSHTLKELNLVNCGFYGHGTEQQEGEPCFLLPQRCPALQTVKLEECEGLGDGFVIWVGQACKSVTDVSFVRMGSITDRGITSFLKQLKGWNEITRVDLSGCTRLGDRSVWAVTRECKGRLRSLALKGCGRVTDRGASVITRRCGRLVELDLGGCNIGDEAVEKLVEGDPSDLESLSLAGCAEITDRTLQALDEYGGLCLNRLNLTGCPRLSRSRIHLIKPYIDEVEY